The Verrucomicrobiota bacterium genome includes a window with the following:
- a CDS encoding HAMP domain-containing protein, whose protein sequence is MLRTRLFLNLVPFVVILLAVGVYAIALFSRLTGSVDLIVSENYRSVVAAQQMSVALAGMDKGMLLWREMDRDNGKAKFTESQKHFEENLHQQLKRMASPAVKELSGQLATNYYAFQRTGNWILSLRQLKFPEEEYDREMAPRLLEMKQLLERITDLNNQSILATRQSLKENTRDVTRLMIIGIVVALTISGIACYYLVRSIMQPIQSLTKATREVGEGNLDQLVAVSSKDELAQLAESFNKMAVQLQAYRQGTTEKIGRLHRTMESTLATFPDPIFVLDKEGRIELKNPAAEALEASLKLKGELPARLRVLIQKVLGTGENFLPNSFKEVVSFRFSGHEIFFLPRILAMRDKENVLIGVAVVLYDVTRFRLLDDVKTNLVATVSHELKTPLTSVRLVLHILLEKTAGALTPMQQDLLTAARDDAERLLRILNSLLDLTWLDEGNPGLHKEVIASADLVSKVMEGLRESVMTKFLKIKSVVDPDLPAVMVDRQRINHVFTNFINNAIKHSPPHGEITLRVAQVENNGVKFSVIDQGPGVPEEFQDRIFDRFFRVPGQTKRGVGLGLSIAREIVEAHGGQIGVRSQAGQGSEFYLVLPAVEREALVS, encoded by the coding sequence GATGAGTGTGGCGCTGGCGGGAATGGACAAAGGCATGTTGCTTTGGCGGGAGATGGATCGCGACAACGGCAAAGCCAAGTTCACCGAAAGCCAAAAGCACTTTGAAGAGAACCTCCATCAGCAACTCAAGCGCATGGCATCGCCCGCCGTCAAGGAATTGAGCGGACAGCTCGCGACCAATTACTACGCTTTCCAACGCACCGGCAACTGGATTCTGTCCCTGCGCCAGCTTAAATTCCCGGAGGAGGAGTACGACCGCGAAATGGCGCCCCGGCTTCTGGAGATGAAGCAATTGTTGGAAAGAATCACCGACTTGAACAACCAGTCGATTCTTGCCACCAGACAAAGCCTTAAAGAAAACACGCGCGACGTCACCCGCCTGATGATCATCGGGATCGTGGTCGCGCTCACTATTTCTGGAATCGCCTGTTACTATCTGGTCCGTTCCATCATGCAGCCGATTCAATCTTTGACCAAGGCCACCCGCGAAGTGGGGGAAGGCAATCTCGATCAACTTGTTGCCGTCTCCTCCAAGGATGAACTGGCGCAACTAGCCGAATCGTTCAACAAAATGGCCGTTCAACTCCAGGCCTACCGCCAGGGCACTACGGAAAAAATTGGCCGGTTGCACCGCACCATGGAATCGACGCTTGCCACCTTTCCCGACCCCATCTTCGTGCTCGATAAGGAAGGCCGTATTGAATTAAAAAATCCGGCCGCCGAGGCCCTCGAGGCCAGCCTCAAGCTCAAAGGTGAATTGCCCGCTCGTTTGCGCGTGCTCATTCAGAAGGTGCTGGGAACCGGCGAAAACTTTTTGCCCAACAGCTTCAAGGAAGTCGTTTCCTTCCGGTTCAGCGGTCATGAGATCTTTTTTCTGCCGCGCATTCTCGCCATGCGAGACAAGGAGAACGTCCTGATTGGCGTCGCCGTCGTCTTGTATGACGTCACCCGCTTCCGGCTGCTCGACGATGTCAAAACCAACCTCGTGGCCACCGTCAGCCACGAACTTAAAACGCCCCTGACCAGCGTGCGGCTGGTATTGCATATTTTGCTCGAAAAAACCGCCGGCGCCCTCACGCCGATGCAACAGGACCTCCTCACCGCTGCGCGCGACGACGCCGAACGCCTGTTGCGAATTCTCAACAGCCTGCTCGACCTGACCTGGCTGGATGAAGGCAACCCCGGTTTGCACAAGGAGGTAATTGCTTCGGCCGACCTGGTCAGCAAGGTGATGGAGGGGCTGCGCGAATCAGTGATGACAAAATTTCTGAAGATCAAAAGTGTCGTGGATCCGGATTTACCCGCCGTCATGGTGGATCGCCAGCGGATCAACCATGTGTTCACCAACTTTATCAACAATGCCATAAAACATTCCCCTCCCCATGGGGAAATCACCTTGCGCGTGGCGCAGGTCGAGAACAACGGGGTGAAATTCAGTGTGATTGACCAGGGCCCGGGTGTTCCGGAGGAATTTCAGGACCGTATCTTCGATCGATTCTTTCGCGTGCCCGGGCAGACCAAACGCGGCGTCGGGCTGGGTTTGTCCATCGCGCGGGAAATCGTCGAAGCCCATGGCGGACAGATCGGCGTGCGCAGCCAGGCCGGCCAAGGTAGTGAGTTTTACCTCGTGCTGCCGGCGGTGGAGCGTGAGGCGCTGGTGTCGTAG
- a CDS encoding mannose-1-phosphate guanylyltransferase, which yields MSARPKTDIKNRFVIIMAGGKGERFWPVSREKTPKQLLALLGKRSFLQEAVDRVLPLVPAKNIFVITNEVQLPEVRKQLPNIPKQNLVAEPVGRDTCAAVTLGAALVGARSTTGVMSVLPADHVIPEEKKFQQVLVDAFDLASRGQAIITIGIKPTEPNTGYGYIRVGEALPAPPGVKSYKTVFHRAEQFTEKPHFDKALEYLQSGQYRWNAGMFIWSFVTITEGLQKHQPEMYEACQRWFKVANNPAKLAKTLAKEYPDIRKVSIDYALMEHAQNVVVADGAFAWDDLGAWNALARHLKADAEGNCAVADFIHVDGARNLIFDARTKTRTPIAVVGLRDAILVQTDDAVLLAHKSQVQKVKELVAKLAASKEYKKLV from the coding sequence ATGAGCGCAAGACCTAAGACCGACATCAAAAACCGTTTCGTCATTATCATGGCTGGCGGCAAGGGCGAGCGTTTCTGGCCGGTGAGCCGGGAGAAGACGCCCAAGCAACTCCTTGCATTGCTCGGCAAACGCTCCTTTTTGCAAGAGGCCGTGGATCGAGTGTTGCCGCTCGTGCCGGCAAAGAACATTTTCGTCATCACCAACGAGGTTCAGTTGCCGGAAGTTCGTAAGCAACTGCCGAACATTCCGAAGCAAAATCTCGTCGCCGAGCCCGTTGGCCGTGACACCTGTGCCGCCGTCACGTTGGGCGCGGCGCTCGTTGGAGCGCGTTCGACAACCGGTGTCATGTCGGTGTTGCCCGCCGATCACGTCATTCCGGAAGAGAAAAAGTTTCAGCAGGTGTTGGTTGATGCGTTTGATCTGGCTTCGCGCGGGCAGGCCATCATCACGATCGGCATCAAGCCGACCGAGCCAAACACGGGCTACGGATACATTCGCGTCGGTGAAGCGCTGCCGGCACCGCCCGGAGTGAAAAGCTATAAGACGGTTTTCCACCGCGCCGAGCAATTCACGGAGAAGCCGCATTTCGACAAGGCCCTGGAGTATCTGCAGAGCGGCCAGTACCGCTGGAACGCGGGCATGTTCATCTGGAGTTTTGTGACGATCACCGAAGGATTGCAGAAACATCAGCCGGAAATGTATGAGGCCTGCCAGCGCTGGTTTAAGGTCGCAAACAACCCGGCGAAGCTCGCCAAGACGCTCGCGAAAGAATATCCCGACATCAGGAAAGTCTCGATCGATTATGCGCTGATGGAGCACGCGCAAAATGTGGTGGTGGCGGATGGCGCTTTCGCGTGGGACGACCTCGGGGCGTGGAATGCGCTCGCGCGCCATCTCAAGGCCGACGCCGAAGGCAACTGCGCGGTGGCGGATTTCATCCACGTGGATGGCGCGCGCAACCTCATCTTTGATGCGCGCACGAAAACCCGCACGCCGATTGCGGTGGTGGGATTGCGCGATGCCATCCTTGTGCAAACGGACGATGCCGTGTTGCTGGCGCACAAAAGCCAGGTGCAAAAAGTGAAGGAACTGGTGGCCAAGCTGGCGGCGTCCAAGGAATACAAGAAACTGGTTTGA
- a CDS encoding tryptophan synthase subunit alpha, whose product MNRIEECFAKLKREGKKAFIVYIGAGDPNLEATRQLGLAFDKAGVDILELGVPFSDPLADGLVNQLAAQRGLESGTTPPKVLETVVAVRQQSQIPIVLYIYFNLIHKVGMERFIADAARAGVDGLLVLDLPPEESDNYETLMRKAALCHIYLIAPTTPEDRMEFIVKRGAGFIYYISREGVTGMQSKVASNLAEQVAKIRAHTALPIAVGFGISNPEQAKLVASVADGVVVGSAVVNQIAEHAKSSELVSKVSGFVKLLADAVKSI is encoded by the coding sequence ATGAATCGCATTGAGGAATGCTTCGCCAAACTGAAGCGCGAGGGCAAAAAAGCTTTCATCGTCTATATCGGCGCGGGTGATCCGAATCTGGAGGCCACGCGCCAACTCGGTCTGGCTTTCGACAAGGCGGGCGTGGATATTTTGGAACTCGGCGTTCCGTTCAGCGATCCGCTGGCGGACGGTCTGGTGAATCAGCTTGCGGCGCAGCGCGGTCTTGAGTCGGGAACAACTCCACCCAAAGTTCTCGAAACTGTGGTGGCCGTGCGCCAGCAGTCCCAGATTCCCATCGTGCTCTACATCTACTTCAACCTGATTCATAAAGTCGGCATGGAGCGGTTCATCGCGGACGCGGCCAGGGCCGGCGTGGATGGTTTGCTTGTGCTGGACCTGCCACCCGAGGAGAGCGACAACTACGAAACGCTCATGCGCAAAGCGGCTCTGTGCCACATCTACCTCATCGCGCCGACAACACCGGAGGATCGCATGGAATTCATCGTGAAGCGCGGTGCGGGTTTCATCTACTACATCTCGCGCGAAGGCGTGACGGGAATGCAGAGCAAGGTCGCCTCGAACCTCGCGGAACAGGTCGCGAAGATTCGCGCGCACACGGCGTTGCCCATCGCGGTGGGCTTTGGCATCTCGAATCCCGAACAGGCGAAGCTCGTCGCGTCAGTGGCGGACGGAGTGGTGGTGGGCAGTGCCGTGGTGAACCAGATCGCCGAGCATGCCAAATCATCGGAGTTGGTAAGCAAAGTAAGCGGGTTTGTGAAGTTGTTGGCTGACGCAGTGAAATCCATTTGA
- a CDS encoding type III pantothenate kinase, giving the protein MILLFDIGNTNTHVGLANHQRVVRQTDIATSAWFDGSAPKLVRRFVEAGLSLVAAEITRRKPRALLKARLLTSAATLTGAALCSVVPRATPLVHKAAKRVWNLSPLELTPKTLRGVGIDYPQPETIGPDRLANAVAIKHHYGAPAVVVDFGTAVTFDVVDRAGNYVGGIIAPGLTAMTDYLHEKSALLPKIKIREVQAVIGKNTEQAMLIGAVHGYRGLIRELIMELKRELKTRRLPVVATGGYAKLIASKLPEISAVEPNLTLEGLRLVWMANTAAK; this is encoded by the coding sequence ATGATTTTGCTTTTCGATATTGGGAACACAAACACGCACGTCGGGTTGGCCAATCACCAGCGTGTGGTGAGACAAACGGACATCGCCACGTCGGCGTGGTTCGATGGTTCTGCACCGAAATTAGTGCGGCGCTTTGTCGAGGCGGGATTGAGCCTCGTAGCCGCCGAGATAACGAGGCGGAAACCACGGGCATTGTTGAAAGCCCGCCTCCTCACGTCGGCGGCTACGCTGACTGGTGCCGCCCTTTGCAGCGTCGTGCCGCGCGCCACGCCGCTTGTTCACAAGGCAGCAAAGCGGGTTTGGAATTTGTCCCCTCTCGAACTGACCCCGAAAACGTTGCGCGGTGTGGGCATTGATTATCCGCAGCCGGAAACCATCGGCCCGGACCGCTTGGCTAATGCCGTCGCGATCAAACATCACTACGGCGCGCCGGCAGTGGTCGTTGATTTTGGCACGGCGGTGACGTTCGACGTGGTGGACCGCGCGGGGAATTACGTCGGTGGCATCATCGCGCCGGGTTTGACGGCCATGACCGACTATCTGCACGAGAAGAGCGCCTTGCTGCCGAAAATCAAAATTCGCGAAGTGCAGGCGGTCATTGGCAAGAACACCGAACAAGCCATGTTGATCGGGGCGGTGCACGGTTATCGCGGGTTGATCCGGGAGTTGATAATGGAGTTGAAGCGCGAATTGAAAACACGCCGACTGCCCGTTGTGGCCACGGGCGGTTACGCGAAGTTGATTGCGTCGAAGCTGCCGGAGATTTCCGCCGTCGAGCCAAACCTAACGCTCGAAGGATTGCGGCTGGTTTGGATGGCGAATACTGCTGCGAAATGA
- a CDS encoding biotin--[acetyl-CoA-carboxylase] ligase codes for MTTDAQILSARRAARDDGVSGGDLAQTLGISRAAIWARIEELRSFGYDIEASPHRGYRLVNAPDQLHADDLLSRLGKTKVIGRDIRVFQETTSTNDVIEKLARDSVKEGVVVFAESQTKGRGRLGRKWMSPPRKGLWFSLLLRPAMRPTAATQLTIAAATALSRAIRLHTGVTPEIKWPNDILIRGKKVAGILTELSAELDKVKYVILGIGVDVNLSAGEFPHELRKLATSLKIETGQGLDRAELAVDILRELDRDYARICAGQFTTVADEWESQCATLGHNVVIRLGDRQIQGRAESLDVDGALLLRTQHGHLETIIGGDVSLEK; via the coding sequence ATGACGACTGATGCACAAATTTTATCGGCGCGGCGGGCCGCGCGGGACGACGGAGTCTCGGGCGGGGACTTGGCGCAAACGCTGGGCATCAGCCGCGCGGCCATCTGGGCGCGGATTGAGGAATTGCGCTCTTTTGGCTACGACATTGAGGCCAGTCCCCATCGTGGCTACCGGCTCGTCAACGCGCCGGATCAGTTGCATGCCGACGATTTGCTTTCCCGCCTCGGCAAAACCAAGGTCATCGGTCGCGACATTCGCGTGTTTCAGGAAACTACTTCAACCAACGACGTCATCGAAAAACTCGCGCGGGACAGTGTCAAGGAAGGCGTCGTGGTTTTTGCCGAATCGCAAACCAAGGGCCGGGGACGACTTGGTCGCAAGTGGATGTCGCCACCTCGCAAAGGGCTTTGGTTTTCTTTGCTGCTGCGCCCGGCGATGCGCCCCACGGCAGCGACGCAACTGACGATTGCCGCAGCAACGGCGTTGTCCCGCGCAATTCGCCTGCACACCGGCGTCACACCTGAAATCAAATGGCCGAACGACATCTTGATCCGGGGCAAGAAGGTCGCCGGCATCCTCACGGAACTGAGCGCCGAGTTGGACAAGGTGAAATATGTCATCCTCGGAATCGGTGTGGATGTGAACCTGAGCGCGGGAGAATTTCCGCACGAACTGCGCAAGCTGGCCACTTCGTTGAAGATCGAAACGGGCCAAGGTCTGGACCGGGCGGAGTTGGCAGTGGACATATTGCGGGAGTTGGATCGTGATTACGCGCGCATTTGTGCCGGTCAGTTTACCACCGTGGCCGACGAGTGGGAGTCGCAGTGCGCAACCCTCGGTCATAATGTGGTCATCCGGTTGGGCGACCGGCAAATCCAGGGACGGGCCGAATCGCTGGATGTGGATGGCGCTTTGCTGTTGCGCACACAGCACGGCCATCTGGAAACAATCATCGGCGGCGATGTGTCGTTGGAGAAATGA
- the nadC gene encoding carboxylating nicotinate-nucleotide diphosphorylase codes for MEPLSADEIRRHVQSALTEDVGSGDVTTLATVPERAVAKAFMVARESLVVAGLDLAEAAFRELSPDIKIARVAKDGQSVKEGQQLLTVEGPARTILSAERVALNFVQRLSGIASLTAQFVEAVRGTRAQILDTRKTTPGWRRLEKYAVTCGGGHNHRLGLFDMVLIKDNHLAALKNESPNPIAAAVERARAGYPALKIEVEADTVDQVKQAVEAGADIILLDNMNLIQLRLSVQKAKGRAKTEASGGVSLANVRAIAETGVDYISVGAITHSARAVDIALDFET; via the coding sequence ATGGAACCGCTTTCCGCTGACGAGATTCGCCGCCATGTGCAGTCCGCACTGACGGAAGATGTGGGCAGCGGCGATGTTACCACGCTGGCGACGGTGCCGGAGCGCGCGGTTGCCAAAGCGTTCATGGTGGCGCGCGAATCGTTGGTCGTTGCCGGTCTGGATCTGGCGGAGGCGGCGTTTCGCGAGCTTTCACCCGACATAAAAATTGCGCGCGTCGCCAAGGATGGCCAGTCAGTGAAGGAAGGCCAGCAGTTGCTGACCGTGGAAGGACCTGCCCGCACGATTCTCAGCGCGGAGCGGGTCGCGTTGAATTTCGTTCAGCGGCTCTCCGGTATCGCTTCATTGACGGCGCAGTTTGTCGAAGCGGTGAGAGGGACGCGCGCGCAAATTCTCGACACGCGCAAAACCACGCCCGGCTGGCGTCGTTTGGAGAAATATGCCGTGACATGTGGCGGGGGGCATAATCATCGTCTCGGTTTGTTCGACATGGTTTTGATCAAGGACAACCATCTGGCCGCGTTGAAGAACGAATCACCGAATCCAATTGCCGCAGCCGTGGAGCGCGCCCGCGCCGGATATCCGGCACTAAAAATCGAAGTGGAGGCTGACACTGTGGACCAGGTGAAACAAGCGGTGGAAGCCGGCGCCGACATCATTCTGCTCGACAACATGAATCTGATCCAGTTGCGTTTGTCCGTTCAAAAGGCGAAGGGCCGCGCGAAAACGGAAGCCAGCGGCGGTGTGAGCCTAGCCAATGTCCGCGCCATCGCGGAGACGGGCGTGGATTACATCTCCGTCGGCGCGATCACCCATTCGGCTCGCGCGGTGGACATCGCCCTGGATTTTGAAACTTAG
- the mutM gene encoding bifunctional DNA-formamidopyrimidine glycosylase/DNA-(apurinic or apyrimidinic site) lyase, with translation MPELPEVEVLVCHLSPLLKGKRVRRVEVCRTKVLSPTTPRQLSRALLGARFIGVSRRGKYLLFDLRRAGQREPLVLLGHLGMTGRIYLQERNGALPRHTAVIINLGKMNLIYEDTRYFGRLTLDTSPLAVLGPEPLTTDFRVADFASALKRSAQAIKVKLLDQSLVVGVGNIYASEALFRAGISPRLAARRLTRKQVERLWQAIRGVLSEAIELGSTVPLDWAGTGQRDGLFYYGRAAESPDYYEERLLVYDREGKPCSKCGAAIKRFVQAARSTFYCPRCQHS, from the coding sequence ATGCCTGAACTGCCCGAAGTTGAAGTCCTGGTTTGCCACCTCTCGCCGCTGCTGAAAGGCAAGCGCGTGCGCCGGGTCGAGGTGTGCCGGACCAAAGTGCTTTCGCCCACCACGCCTCGCCAACTTTCGCGGGCTTTGCTTGGCGCACGATTTATCGGCGTGTCACGACGCGGCAAATATCTGCTGTTCGATTTGCGCCGCGCCGGTCAACGCGAACCCTTGGTGTTACTGGGTCATCTCGGAATGACCGGGCGAATTTATTTGCAGGAACGAAACGGCGCATTGCCACGCCACACTGCCGTGATCATCAACTTGGGCAAAATGAATTTGATTTATGAGGACACCCGCTATTTCGGACGATTGACACTCGACACCAGCCCGCTCGCGGTGCTCGGACCGGAACCGCTTACGACTGATTTTCGTGTGGCGGATTTTGCGTCGGCACTGAAACGGTCTGCGCAGGCGATCAAGGTGAAATTGCTTGACCAATCGCTCGTCGTCGGCGTGGGGAACATTTACGCCAGCGAAGCATTGTTCCGCGCGGGCATTTCTCCGAGATTGGCGGCGCGCCGACTGACGCGAAAACAAGTCGAGCGTTTGTGGCAGGCCATTCGCGGTGTGTTGTCGGAGGCCATCGAGTTGGGAAGCACGGTGCCGTTGGATTGGGCGGGGACCGGCCAGCGCGATGGACTTTTTTACTATGGACGGGCGGCGGAGTCGCCTGATTATTACGAGGAGCGATTGTTGGTTTATGATCGCGAGGGGAAGCCGTGTTCAAAATGTGGCGCTGCAATCAAGCGTTTTGTGCAAGCCGCGCGCAGCACGTTTTACTGTCCCCGCTGTCAACACAGTTGA
- a CDS encoding phosphoribosyltransferase, with the protein MTFASREEAGQKLGRHLADAGVEIDLVLGLPRGGVVVAAEVARTLHLPLAVLVVRKIGHPRHREFAVGAIADNGVVVLDTDAMRSSGVDRAELDEVIAEETERLRHYQSEFHQTGAPNLRDKNVLIVDDGLATGATTEAAVLSAKKQNAASVIVAVPVASTNGVERLSGVADKVVALLTDPWFDAVGRYYEFFSQTTDEEVLALLRGQA; encoded by the coding sequence ATGACCTTTGCATCGCGCGAAGAAGCGGGGCAAAAACTGGGGCGACATCTCGCCGACGCCGGAGTTGAGATCGATCTGGTCTTGGGATTGCCGCGCGGCGGCGTCGTTGTGGCGGCGGAAGTGGCACGAACTCTCCACCTACCGTTGGCCGTGCTAGTAGTCCGCAAGATCGGGCATCCACGTCATCGCGAATTTGCTGTGGGCGCGATCGCCGATAACGGCGTAGTGGTGCTGGACACGGACGCGATGAGAAGCAGCGGCGTTGACCGCGCCGAACTGGACGAAGTCATTGCCGAGGAAACCGAACGGTTGCGGCATTACCAATCCGAGTTTCATCAAACCGGGGCTCCCAATCTTCGTGATAAGAACGTCCTGATTGTGGATGATGGCCTGGCGACCGGCGCGACAACCGAGGCCGCCGTGTTGTCCGCCAAGAAACAGAACGCAGCGAGCGTCATCGTCGCCGTTCCGGTGGCTTCGACCAATGGGGTTGAGCGATTGTCCGGCGTCGCCGACAAGGTGGTCGCGCTACTGACCGATCCGTGGTTCGACGCGGTTGGCCGCTATTACGAGTTTTTTTCACAGACCACCGACGAGGAAGTGCTCGCGCTGCTGCGCGGTCAAGCGTGA
- a CDS encoding UMP kinase has protein sequence MKKSGQPRYRRILLKLSGEALGGESGVGICPEAVHSMAQQISEVRELGVQVVVVIGGGNIFRGLAGSERGIERATGDYMGMLATVINSLALQDALEKLGVATRVQSAITMSQVAEAFIRRRAVRHLEKGRVVIFGGGTGNPYFSTDTAAALRANEIGAEVILKATKVDGIYDSDPKKNPKAKRFAQISYLEALQKQLKVMDSTAFSLCMDNKMPIIVFDLFRPHNLKRVVLGEKVGTLVTG, from the coding sequence ATGAAAAAATCCGGACAACCCCGCTATCGTCGTATTCTGCTCAAGCTCAGTGGTGAAGCCCTCGGCGGCGAATCGGGCGTGGGCATTTGTCCCGAAGCGGTTCACAGCATGGCGCAACAAATCAGCGAAGTGCGAGAGTTGGGCGTCCAGGTGGTTGTAGTCATCGGCGGCGGGAATATTTTTCGTGGCCTGGCCGGCAGCGAGCGCGGCATCGAACGCGCCACGGGCGATTACATGGGCATGCTGGCCACCGTGATCAACTCGCTCGCGCTGCAGGACGCGCTGGAGAAACTCGGCGTGGCCACGCGTGTGCAGAGCGCCATCACCATGTCTCAGGTGGCCGAAGCGTTCATCCGCCGGCGTGCGGTGCGGCATCTGGAAAAAGGGCGCGTGGTGATTTTTGGCGGCGGCACGGGGAATCCCTATTTCTCGACTGACACGGCAGCGGCGTTGCGCGCCAACGAAATCGGCGCGGAAGTCATTCTCAAGGCCACCAAGGTGGACGGCATCTACGACAGCGACCCAAAGAAAAATCCCAAGGCCAAACGCTTTGCGCAAATCAGTTATCTCGAGGCCCTCCAGAAACAACTCAAGGTTATGGATTCCACCGCGTTCTCGCTTTGCATGGACAACAAGATGCCGATCATCGTGTTTGATTTGTTCCGCCCGCACAATCTCAAGCGCGTCGTGTTGGGAGAAAAAGTCGGCACACTGGTGACGGGGTGA
- a CDS encoding trypsin-like peptidase domain-containing protein: MTFSQQPIWDAPWRFDAVRRSSGTGFVIQGKRIMTNAHVVSWARQILVRRFQDPRPYVAKVLFVAHDCDLALLEVEDEHFFDGLEALSFGELPKVRSAVVTCGYPAGGEQISYTRGVVSRIEVQAYAHPGNRSFLAVQTDAAINPGNSGGPVLQDDLVVGVAFQGMPGLENTGFFIPPPVIKHFLKDIEDGSYHGFATVGIRLMPLQNPAYRRYLKLPDDNVGACIDSTLPNSTGEKLFRRDDVLLQVGPYSVGSDGTVMYDGNRVAVAAAFQTVQQGESLPVKIWRQGKEVELPVAASVYGADRLLGNQYDVLPRYFVYAGLVFTPASLDYLKTFGRNWRDSANAEMVYELLYRRYESPETARPEPIVLVSTLAHPVNANVKTAARALVDTINGIRVEKLEDVVRAFESATNTHHVIEFLPNHAFETLDRAEANAANADILKNYGVPKDRRL, translated from the coding sequence ATGACGTTCAGTCAGCAGCCGATTTGGGACGCCCCGTGGCGGTTTGATGCAGTCCGGCGCAGCAGTGGAACGGGCTTTGTCATCCAGGGCAAACGGATCATGACCAACGCCCATGTCGTGAGTTGGGCGCGCCAGATTTTGGTGCGCCGCTTTCAGGACCCGCGTCCTTATGTGGCCAAAGTTCTTTTTGTGGCGCACGATTGCGACCTCGCGCTGCTCGAAGTTGAGGACGAACACTTCTTCGATGGTCTGGAGGCGCTCAGTTTCGGTGAACTGCCCAAGGTCAGGTCCGCGGTTGTGACTTGCGGCTATCCTGCAGGTGGCGAACAGATTTCTTACACTCGCGGGGTGGTGTCGCGCATCGAGGTGCAGGCTTACGCGCATCCCGGCAACCGGTCGTTCCTGGCGGTGCAGACGGATGCCGCGATCAATCCCGGCAACAGCGGCGGGCCGGTCTTGCAGGACGATCTGGTGGTGGGTGTGGCGTTTCAGGGCATGCCCGGTCTCGAAAACACAGGCTTTTTCATTCCGCCTCCCGTGATCAAACATTTTTTGAAAGACATTGAAGATGGGAGCTATCACGGATTCGCCACGGTGGGCATCCGGCTCATGCCGCTGCAAAATCCTGCCTACCGGCGTTACTTGAAATTGCCGGACGACAACGTTGGCGCGTGCATCGACAGTACTTTGCCGAATTCCACCGGCGAAAAATTATTCCGGCGGGACGATGTACTGCTACAGGTCGGCCCCTACTCCGTCGGCAGCGATGGGACGGTGATGTATGATGGCAATCGGGTCGCCGTGGCGGCGGCGTTTCAAACTGTCCAGCAGGGTGAAAGTCTGCCGGTAAAAATCTGGCGGCAAGGAAAAGAAGTCGAGCTTCCCGTTGCGGCGTCGGTTTATGGCGCCGACCGGCTGCTGGGCAATCAATATGACGTGTTGCCGCGCTATTTTGTTTATGCCGGTTTGGTGTTCACCCCGGCGAGCTTGGATTACTTGAAAACGTTCGGTCGGAACTGGCGTGACTCCGCCAATGCAGAGATGGTTTACGAATTACTTTACCGACGTTATGAATCGCCGGAAACGGCACGTCCAGAACCCATCGTCCTGGTTTCGACATTGGCCCACCCGGTCAATGCCAACGTGAAAACTGCTGCGCGCGCGTTGGTCGATACGATCAACGGCATCCGGGTCGAAAAACTAGAAGACGTGGTGCGCGCCTTCGAGTCGGCGACAAACACACACCATGTGATCGAGTTTCTGCCCAATCACGCCTTCGAGACGCTCGACCGGGCGGAAGCCAATGCGGCCAACGCGGACATCTTGAAGAACTATGGCGTTCCCAAGGACCGGCGTTTATGA